One Actinoplanes missouriensis 431 DNA segment encodes these proteins:
- a CDS encoding ferrochelatase has product MVYDAFVLLSFGGPEKPDDVMPFLRNVVRGRGVPDERLAEVAEHYMHFGGVSPINQQCRDLLAAIGDEFGRHGIDLPLYWGNRNWQPMLADTVAQMRDDGVETALGFATSAYGGYSSCKQYWEDIAAARKAVGPGAPKILKLRQFHDHPGFVEPNIESVRTALASLDESRRATTRLVFTAHSIPVSMAKTAGPTGGRYNAQLEETARLVHAAAAADLEYDLVWQSRSGPPQVPWLEPDINDHLESLAEKGVTDVVVSPIGFVSDHLEVIWDLDNEAKDTAARLGLGYARATTPGTHPRFVAMIRELVQERTAGASHTTLGTLPTWDVCPTDCCPPPQRRGAPS; this is encoded by the coding sequence GTGGTATACGACGCCTTCGTCCTGCTCTCCTTCGGCGGGCCCGAGAAGCCCGATGACGTGATGCCGTTCCTGCGCAACGTGGTGCGCGGGCGCGGAGTTCCGGACGAGCGCCTCGCCGAGGTGGCCGAGCACTATATGCACTTCGGCGGGGTCTCACCGATCAACCAGCAGTGCCGTGACCTGCTCGCCGCCATCGGCGACGAGTTCGGCCGGCACGGCATCGATCTGCCGCTCTACTGGGGCAACCGCAACTGGCAGCCGATGCTGGCCGACACCGTGGCGCAGATGCGCGACGACGGTGTCGAGACCGCGCTCGGGTTCGCCACCAGCGCGTACGGCGGTTACTCCTCCTGCAAGCAGTACTGGGAGGACATCGCCGCCGCCCGCAAGGCGGTCGGGCCGGGCGCCCCCAAGATCCTGAAGCTGCGGCAGTTCCACGACCACCCCGGTTTCGTCGAGCCGAACATCGAGTCGGTCCGGACCGCTCTCGCGTCCCTCGACGAGTCCCGGCGCGCCACCACCCGGCTGGTCTTCACCGCGCACTCCATCCCGGTCAGCATGGCGAAGACCGCCGGGCCGACGGGTGGCCGCTACAACGCCCAGCTGGAGGAGACGGCCCGGCTCGTGCACGCCGCGGCCGCCGCCGACCTGGAGTACGACCTGGTCTGGCAGAGCCGCTCCGGCCCGCCGCAGGTCCCGTGGCTCGAGCCGGACATCAACGACCACCTGGAGTCGCTCGCCGAGAAGGGCGTCACCGACGTGGTGGTCAGCCCGATCGGGTTCGTCTCCGACCACCTCGAGGTGATCTGGGACCTGGACAACGAGGCCAAGGACACCGCGGCCCGGCTCGGCCTCGGGTACGCGCGGGCCACCACCCCCGGCACCCACCCCCGGTTCGTCGCGATGATCCGCGAGCTGGTCCAGGAGCGGACCGCGGGAGCGTCCCACACGACGCTCGGTACGCTCCCGACCTGGGACGTCTGTCCCACCGACTGCTGCCCGCCCCCACAGCGACGAGGAGCCCCCTCATGA
- a CDS encoding sensor histidine kinase gives METNGPSARGGVTGPLTYLTFKQEIPRPPARRRWIRLGLPLVLLGLAGLGWTAGGYLAATREMPVALDVLLAIGSVLPVAVAYRRPVLAWRIALVMMFAGVINSDPAESWPWNTVQIIGTLVVIGRLAATSTSLVTIWAVSITLVPVFLYAPDANAWGAAVLIVAVAALGDIVSRRRSTRELLEEQTELNELERAKRAVLEERARIAREMHDVVAHHMSMIAVQAETAPYRVADLPESAKQELTTIAAAAREALTDMRRLLGVLRSDSQEALTTPQPGYDRITELVTTAQRSGLPVDAELPELPDLPEAVGLAAYRIVQEALANAARHAPGGPVRLRARGRPGALELRVHNELTREATAGTGHGLVGMHERVALLGGELTAGPDGQGGFQVVATIPRPRENS, from the coding sequence ATGGAGACTAACGGCCCTTCCGCGCGCGGCGGCGTGACGGGGCCGCTGACTTACCTAACGTTCAAGCAGGAGATTCCCAGGCCACCGGCGCGCCGTCGATGGATCCGGCTGGGGCTGCCGCTGGTCCTTCTCGGTCTCGCCGGTCTCGGCTGGACCGCCGGCGGCTACCTCGCGGCCACCCGGGAAATGCCGGTGGCGCTGGACGTCCTGCTTGCGATCGGCTCGGTGCTGCCGGTCGCGGTGGCGTACCGCCGGCCGGTCCTGGCCTGGCGGATCGCCCTGGTGATGATGTTCGCCGGGGTGATCAACTCCGATCCGGCGGAGTCCTGGCCGTGGAACACCGTGCAGATCATCGGCACGCTCGTCGTGATCGGCCGGCTCGCCGCCACCAGCACGTCCCTGGTGACCATCTGGGCGGTGTCGATCACGCTGGTCCCGGTCTTCCTCTACGCGCCGGACGCCAACGCCTGGGGCGCCGCCGTGCTGATCGTCGCGGTGGCCGCGCTCGGCGACATCGTCTCCCGCCGTCGCAGCACCCGCGAGCTGCTCGAGGAACAGACCGAGCTGAACGAGCTGGAACGGGCCAAGCGGGCGGTGCTGGAGGAGCGCGCCCGGATCGCCCGGGAGATGCACGACGTGGTGGCGCATCACATGTCGATGATCGCGGTGCAGGCGGAGACCGCGCCGTACCGGGTGGCCGATCTGCCGGAATCCGCGAAACAGGAACTCACCACGATCGCGGCGGCCGCCCGGGAGGCGCTGACCGACATGCGCCGCCTGCTCGGAGTGCTGCGATCCGACAGCCAAGAGGCACTGACAACCCCACAACCGGGGTACGACCGGATCACCGAGCTCGTCACCACCGCGCAGCGCTCGGGGCTGCCCGTCGACGCCGAGCTGCCCGAGCTGCCGGACCTCCCCGAGGCGGTGGGGCTGGCCGCGTACCGGATCGTGCAGGAAGCGCTCGCCAACGCGGCGCGGCACGCGCCCGGCGGCCCGGTCCGGCTCCGCGCTCGCGGCCGCCCCGGCGCCCTGGAGCTGCGCGTGCACAACGAGCTGACCCGCGAGGCCACCGCGGGGACCGGGCACGGGCTGGTCGGCATGCACGAGCGCGTCGCCCTGCTCGGCGGGGAGCTGACCGCCGGACCCGACGGACAGGGCGGCTTCCAGGTCGTCGCCACAATCCCCCGACCCAGGGAGAACTCATGA
- a CDS encoding HAD-IIA family hydrolase: protein MTDRKPTESWLTDMDGVLVHEGVPVPGAPEFVNRMKESGKPFLILTNNSIYTPRDLQARLVRMGFDVPEQSIWTAALATAQFLSDQRPGGTAYVIGEAGLTTAMHASGYVLTEFEPDYVVLGETRTYSFEAITKAIRLINGGAKFICTNPDATGPSNEGLLPAAGSVAAMISKATGVKPYFVGKPNPMMMRSALNAIGAHSETTAMIGDRMDTDVLCGLEAGLETILVLTGISSRMESETYPYRPSRIVNSVADLIDEI from the coding sequence ATGACGGACCGCAAGCCCACCGAGAGCTGGCTCACCGACATGGACGGCGTGCTCGTCCACGAGGGTGTGCCGGTGCCCGGCGCGCCCGAGTTCGTGAACCGGATGAAGGAGTCGGGCAAGCCCTTCCTGATCCTCACCAACAACTCGATTTACACCCCGCGCGACCTGCAGGCCCGGCTCGTCCGGATGGGTTTCGACGTCCCCGAGCAGTCGATCTGGACGGCCGCGCTGGCGACCGCTCAGTTCCTCTCCGACCAGCGACCGGGCGGTACCGCGTACGTGATCGGCGAAGCCGGCCTGACCACGGCGATGCACGCCTCCGGGTACGTGCTGACCGAGTTCGAGCCGGACTACGTGGTGCTCGGCGAGACCCGCACCTACAGCTTCGAGGCGATCACCAAGGCGATCCGGCTGATCAACGGGGGCGCCAAGTTCATCTGCACCAACCCGGACGCCACCGGCCCGTCCAACGAGGGCCTTCTCCCGGCCGCCGGCTCGGTCGCCGCGATGATCTCCAAGGCGACAGGTGTGAAGCCGTACTTCGTCGGCAAGCCGAACCCGATGATGATGCGCTCGGCGCTGAACGCGATCGGCGCGCACAGCGAGACCACCGCGATGATCGGCGACCGGATGGACACCGACGTGCTGTGCGGTCTCGAAGCCGGGCTGGAGACCATCCTGGTGCTCACCGGGATCAGCAGCCGGATGGAGAGCGAGACGTACCCGTACCGGCCGTCGCGCATTGTGAACTCCGTCGCCGATCTGATCGACGAGATCTGA
- the fabI gene encoding enoyl-ACP reductase FabI, with the protein MSGLLAGKRLLITGVITDASIAFSAAKVAQEAGATVVLTGFGRLSLVERIAKRLPEPAPVIELDVTNPEHLGGLADKVREHVDGLDGVLHSIGFAPQSCLGGGFLDAPWEDVATALQISTFSYKSLAMAALPLMGRGGSVVGLTFDATQAWPVYDWMGVAKAGLESANRYLALHLGEKGIRSNLVSAGPLRTMAAKSIPGFEQFEEAWAERSPLGWDLTDPEPTARAICALLSDWFPATTGEVVHVDGGYHAIGA; encoded by the coding sequence GTGTCTGGACTTCTGGCCGGTAAGCGGCTGCTCATCACGGGTGTCATCACCGACGCCTCGATCGCGTTCTCGGCGGCGAAGGTCGCGCAGGAGGCCGGCGCCACCGTGGTGCTGACCGGCTTCGGCCGGCTCTCGCTGGTCGAGCGGATCGCCAAACGGCTGCCCGAACCGGCTCCGGTGATCGAGCTCGACGTGACGAACCCGGAGCACCTCGGCGGCCTGGCCGACAAGGTCCGCGAGCACGTCGACGGGCTGGACGGCGTGCTCCACTCGATCGGCTTCGCGCCGCAGAGCTGCCTCGGCGGCGGCTTCCTGGACGCGCCGTGGGAGGACGTGGCGACGGCGCTGCAGATCTCCACGTTCTCCTACAAGTCGCTCGCCATGGCGGCGCTGCCGCTGATGGGCCGGGGCGGCTCGGTCGTCGGCCTGACCTTCGACGCCACCCAGGCGTGGCCGGTCTACGACTGGATGGGCGTGGCGAAGGCCGGCCTGGAGTCCGCGAACCGCTACCTCGCGCTGCACCTCGGCGAGAAGGGCATCCGCAGCAACCTGGTCTCCGCCGGGCCGCTGCGCACGATGGCCGCCAAGTCGATCCCCGGCTTCGAGCAGTTCGAGGAGGCCTGGGCGGAGCGGTCCCCGCTGGGCTGGGACCTGACCGACCCGGAGCCGACCGCCCGGGCGATCTGCGCGCTGCTCTCCGACTGGTTCCCCGCGACGACTGGTGAGGTTGTGCACGTCGACGGGGGTTACCACGCGATCGGTGCGTGA
- a CDS encoding beta-ketoacyl-ACP reductase yields the protein MARTVLVTGGNRGIGLAIAQAFAKQGDRVAVTHRGSGAPEGLFGVQCDITDPEAVDAAFTFVENELGPVEVLVANAGITDDTLLLRMSEEQFERVIDTNLKGSFRVAKRASGKMLRAKWGRMIFISSVVGLYGGPGQVNYAASKAGLVGMARSITRELGSRNITANVVAPGFIETEMTAVLPESRKAEIIKSVPAGRLASVDEVAAAVTFLASDSAAYISGAVLPVDGGLGMGH from the coding sequence GTGGCTCGGACCGTTCTGGTGACCGGAGGAAACCGCGGCATCGGCCTGGCCATCGCCCAGGCTTTCGCGAAGCAGGGCGACCGGGTCGCCGTGACGCATCGCGGGTCGGGCGCGCCGGAGGGCCTGTTCGGTGTGCAGTGCGACATCACCGACCCGGAGGCCGTGGACGCCGCGTTCACGTTCGTGGAGAACGAGCTGGGCCCGGTCGAGGTCCTCGTGGCGAACGCCGGCATCACCGATGACACGCTGCTGCTGCGGATGAGCGAGGAGCAGTTCGAGCGGGTCATCGACACCAACCTCAAGGGCTCGTTCCGGGTCGCCAAGCGGGCCAGCGGCAAGATGCTGCGCGCCAAGTGGGGCCGGATGATCTTCATTTCCTCGGTCGTGGGCCTGTACGGCGGTCCCGGTCAGGTGAACTACGCGGCGAGCAAGGCCGGCCTGGTCGGCATGGCCCGCAGCATCACCCGCGAGCTGGGCAGCCGCAACATCACCGCGAACGTGGTGGCCCCCGGCTTCATCGAGACCGAGATGACGGCCGTGCTGCCCGAGTCCCGCAAGGCAGAAATCATCAAGTCCGTCCCGGCCGGGCGCCTCGCGAGCGTGGACGAGGTCGCCGCCGCGGTGACCTTCCTGGCCAGCGACAGCGCGGCGTACATCTCGGGCGCCGTGCTGCCGGTCGACGGTGGCCTCGGAATGGGCCACTGA
- a CDS encoding NUDIX hydrolase — MTVFAGVVAAAWVCVRDRRVLVVRAHGSDAFYLPGGKPEPGETHAEAAAREALEEVGIPVDPARLRPFATIEAPAHNRPPGTRVRLVTFVADVPGEPAPANEIAELAWFTSADEGRCAPAIKVLLARLHESDLID; from the coding sequence ATGACGGTCTTCGCCGGGGTCGTCGCGGCCGCCTGGGTCTGTGTCCGGGACCGGCGCGTCCTCGTCGTGCGCGCGCACGGCTCGGACGCGTTCTACCTGCCCGGCGGCAAACCGGAGCCGGGGGAGACACACGCCGAGGCGGCCGCCCGGGAGGCCCTCGAAGAGGTCGGCATCCCGGTCGACCCGGCGCGGCTGCGGCCGTTCGCCACGATCGAGGCGCCGGCCCACAACCGGCCGCCGGGCACCCGGGTCCGCCTGGTGACGTTCGTCGCCGACGTGCCGGGCGAGCCGGCCCCGGCCAACGAGATAGCGGAGCTGGCGTGGTTCACCTCGGCGGACGAGGGCCGCTGCGCTCCGGCCATCAAGGTGTTGCTGGCCCGCCTGCACGAGTCCGACCTGATCGACTGA
- a CDS encoding NUDIX domain-containing protein has protein sequence MPGGPRRCTACGETTYRNPSPVAVAVQPVGAGLLVVRRGIPPAEGRLALPGGFIELGETWQAAAVRELGEETGVVGDPSLVRLFDTVSAPDGTILIFGLLPPLIGAAVLPPPPPAGETLSREVLYGPTELGFSIHTAIAERFFTQHR, from the coding sequence GTGCCGGGCGGGCCACGGCGCTGCACCGCGTGCGGCGAGACGACCTACCGCAATCCCAGCCCGGTCGCCGTCGCGGTCCAGCCCGTCGGCGCCGGCCTGCTCGTAGTGCGGCGCGGGATCCCACCGGCCGAGGGCCGGCTCGCCCTGCCGGGCGGCTTCATCGAGCTGGGCGAGACCTGGCAGGCCGCGGCGGTGCGCGAGCTGGGTGAGGAGACGGGCGTGGTGGGAGACCCCTCCCTGGTACGCCTTTTCGACACCGTCAGCGCCCCGGACGGCACGATCCTCATCTTCGGCCTGCTGCCACCCCTGATCGGCGCCGCCGTCCTGCCGCCGCCCCCGCCGGCCGGGGAGACCCTGAGCCGCGAGGTCCTCTACGGCCCGACCGAGTTGGGCTTCAGCATCCACACGGCGATAGCCGAGCGCTTCTTCACCCAGCACCGCTGA
- a CDS encoding NUDIX domain-containing protein: protein MPAWEESYLGQLRELAGPERVLITVGARAVLRDGDGRVLLIKRSDNGRWALPAGTMELGQTLQDCAIREVFEETGLTAHRVTPFAVYSGGHVSTNVYGHRYQHISLAVRVEEWSGELLRETDETTDAAFYPLDALPEGSTHSVHATLEDLARFEAGAPFVLA, encoded by the coding sequence GTGCCCGCCTGGGAGGAGTCCTACCTGGGACAACTGCGGGAACTCGCCGGACCGGAACGGGTTTTGATAACCGTCGGCGCCCGTGCCGTCCTGCGTGACGGCGACGGCCGGGTGCTGCTGATCAAGCGAAGCGACAACGGGCGGTGGGCACTTCCGGCCGGGACCATGGAACTCGGCCAGACGCTGCAGGACTGCGCGATCCGCGAGGTCTTCGAGGAGACCGGGCTGACCGCGCACCGGGTCACGCCGTTCGCCGTCTACTCCGGCGGGCACGTGTCCACCAATGTGTACGGGCACCGGTACCAGCACATCTCGCTCGCGGTCCGGGTCGAGGAGTGGTCCGGCGAACTCCTCCGGGAGACCGACGAGACCACCGACGCCGCGTTCTATCCGCTCGACGCGCTTCCGGAGGGCAGCACCCACTCGGTGCACGCCACCCTGGAGGACCTGGCGCGCTTCGAGGCCGGCGCACCCTTCGTCCTCGCATGA
- a CDS encoding response regulator, translating into MIKVLIADDQAMVRQGFGALLAAQPDLLVVGDAANGADAVTAARELRPDVVLMDVRMPVMDGLEATRRLAGGPKVLILTTFDLDDYVYEALRAGASGFLLKDAPADDLVTAVRVVASGEALLAPSVTRRLIAEFAARPARNRPRPVELNALTPRETDVLRLIARGRSNQEIAADLVVAEQTVKTHIGKILGKLGLRDRAQAVVLAYETGLVAAGE; encoded by the coding sequence ATGATCAAGGTGTTGATCGCGGACGACCAGGCGATGGTCCGGCAGGGCTTCGGTGCGCTGCTCGCGGCCCAGCCCGACCTGCTGGTCGTCGGCGACGCGGCGAACGGCGCGGACGCGGTGACCGCCGCCCGTGAGCTGCGCCCCGACGTGGTGCTGATGGACGTCCGGATGCCGGTGATGGACGGCCTGGAGGCGACCCGGCGGCTGGCCGGCGGGCCGAAAGTGCTGATTCTCACCACGTTCGATCTCGACGACTACGTCTACGAGGCGCTGCGGGCCGGCGCGAGCGGGTTCCTGCTCAAGGACGCGCCCGCGGATGACCTGGTCACGGCGGTGCGGGTGGTGGCGTCCGGTGAGGCGCTGCTGGCTCCGTCGGTGACCCGGCGGCTGATCGCCGAGTTCGCCGCCCGGCCGGCGCGGAACAGGCCGCGGCCGGTCGAGCTGAACGCGCTCACCCCGCGCGAGACCGACGTGCTGCGGCTGATCGCGCGCGGGCGCTCCAACCAGGAGATCGCCGCTGACCTGGTGGTCGCCGAGCAGACCGTGAAGACCCACATCGGGAAGATCCTCGGCAAGCTGGGGCTGCGGGACCGGGCCCAGGCGGTCGTGCTCGCTTACGAGACCGGCCTGGTCGCCGCCGGGGAATAG